One genomic segment of Hemitrygon akajei unplaced genomic scaffold, sHemAka1.3 Scf000108, whole genome shotgun sequence includes these proteins:
- the LOC140723306 gene encoding uncharacterized protein, whose translation MAHQRVHTRERPYTCSVCEKRFTHSSTLWKHQRVHTGEKPYTCSVCGKGFTESSTLLVHQRVHTGERPFTCSVCKKRFTRLSHLQSHQRVHTGERPFTCSECGKGFTELSNLQSHQRVHTGEKPFTCSECGKRFTELSNLQSHQRVHTGEKPFTCSECGKGFTELSTLQRHQQVHTGEKPFTCSVCGKRFTQLSTLQSHQRVHTGEKPFTCSECGKRFTQSSTLQRHQRVHTGEKPFTCSVCGKRFTDSSTLQRHQQIHTGEKPFTCSVCGKGFTQSSTLQSHQRVHTGERPFTCSVCRKRFTHLSSLQRHLQIHTGEKPFTCTVCGKGFTQSSTLQSHQRVHTGEKPFTCSDCGKGFIYLSSLQRHQRVHTEEKPFTCSECGIAFTQSSQLLAHQSVHNGEWPLL comes from the coding sequence atggctcaccagcgagttcacaccagggagcggccgtacacctgctcagtctgtgagaagagattcactcactcttccacgctatggaaacatcagcgagttcacactggggagaagccgtacacctgttcagtctgtgggaaggggttcactgagtcatccaccctactggtacatcagcgagttcacactggggagaggccattcacctgctcagtctgtaagaagagattcactcggttatcccacctccagagtcatcagcgagttcacactggggagaggccgttcacctgctcagaatgtgggaagggattcactgagttatccaacctacagagtcatcagcgagttcacactggggagaagccgttcacctgctcagaatgtgggaagagattcactgagttatccaacctacaaagtcatcagcgagttcacactggggagaagccgttcacctgctcagaatgtgggaaaggattcactgagttatccaccctacagagacatcagcaagttcacactggggagaagccattcacttgctcagtctgtgggaagagattcactcagttatccaccctacagagtcaccagcgagttcacactggggagaaaccgttcacctgctcagaatgtgggaagagattcactcagtcatccaccctacagagacaccagcgagttcacactggggagaagccgttcacctgttcagtctgtgggaagagattcactgattcatccaccctacagagacaccagcaaattcacactggggagaagccgttcacctgctcagtctgtgggaagggattcactcagtcatccaccctacagagtcaccagcgagttcacactggggagaggccgttcacctgctcagtctgtaggaagagattcactcatttatccagcctacagagacatctgcaaattcacactggggagaagccgttcacctgcacagtctgtgggaagggattcactcagtcatccaccctacagagtcaccagcgagttcacactggggagaaaccgttcacctgctcagactgtgggaagggattcatttatttatccagcctacagagacatcagcgcgTTCACACcgaggagaagccgttcacctgctcagaatgtgggatagcattcactcagtcatcccaactgctggcacaccagtcagttcacaatggggagtggccattgttatga
- the LOC140723297 gene encoding uncharacterized protein, translated as MAHQRVHIGEKPFTCSVCGKGFTHLSQLQSHQRVHTGERPFTCSECGKGFTQFTRSSTLQRHRRVHTGEKLFTCSVCGKGFTHLQRHQRVHTGEKPFTCSECGKRYADSSALKSHQRVHTGERPFTCSVCGKRFTHSSHLQSHQRVHTGERPFTCSVCGKGFTRLANLQRHQRVYTGEKPFTCSVCGKGFTHTSHLQNHLRVHTRERPFTCSVCGKRFTHLSQLQSHQRVHTGEKAFTCSECGKRFPRSSTLQRHQRVHIGEKPFTCSVCGKGFTQSSTLLVHQRVHTGQRPFTCSVCGKGFTQSSTLLVHQRVHTGEKPFTCSFCGKGFTQSSTLLVHQRVHTGERPFTCSVCGKGFTQSFTLRRHQRVHTRERPFTC; from the exons atggctcaccagcgggttcacattggggagaagccattcacctgctcagtctgtgggaagggattcactcatttatcccaactacagagtcaccagcgagttcacactggggagaggccattcacctgctcagaatgtggaaagggattcactca attcactcgctcatccaccctacagagacaccggcgagttcacactggggagaagctattcacctgctcagtctgtgggaaaggattcactca cctacagagacatcagcgagttcacactggggagaagccattcacttgctcagaatgtgggaagagatacgCTGACTCTTCCGCCCtaaagagtcatcagcgagttcacactggggagaggccgttcacctgctcagtctgtgggaagcgattcactcattcatctcacctacagagtcatcagcgagttcacactggggagaggccgttcacttgctcagtctgtgggaagggattcactcggttagctaacctacagagacaccagcgagtttacactggggagaagccgttcacctgctcagtctgtgggaagggattcactcatacatcccacctacagaatcacctgcgagttcacactcgggagaggccgttcacctgctcagtctgtgggaagagattcactcatttatcccaactacagagtcaccagcgagttcacactggggagaaagcattcacctgctcagaatgtgggaagagattccctcgctcatccaccctacagagacaccagcgagttcacattggggagaagccattcacttgctcagtctgtgggaaaggattcactcagtcatctaccctattggtacatcagcgagttcacactgggcagaggccgttcacctgctcagtctgtgggaaaggattcactcagtcatctaccctactggtacatcagcgagttcacactggggagaagccgttcacctgctcattctgtgggaagggattcactcagtcatctaccctactggtacatcagcgagttcatactggggagaggccgttcacctgctcagtctgtgggaagggattcactcagtcattcaccctacggagacaccagcgagttcacactagagagaggccgttcacctgctga